Part of the Scylla paramamosain isolate STU-SP2022 chromosome 22, ASM3559412v1, whole genome shotgun sequence genome, aacaaataagtTACCTTGAACAGTTATCACACTGGAGTGCATGGTGACGGCCAGTGACCACCCTGTCACAAACTACACAAAGTGCAGCTGCGGGCTGTTTAGGGCGAACAGAGCGATGGCTTGGTGTCGTCATGATGAGGCTTTAAAAATAATGATTCCACCAACAGAACGGCTTTTGACATgacctcgcctctctctctctctctctctctctctctctctctctctctctctctctctctctctctctctctctctctctctctctctctctctctctgaatggaatgggcacgcacacacacacacacacacacacacacacacacacacacacacacacacacacacacattgtattgtattctacgtctctctagaagATTGGACATGTACAGGAGAATGTAATAAATAcgtgtaaattattattatcgtcctACAAAATGGGGCCGTCCTGGTAAACACGGGGCCGTGGGGGAGGGCCGTCGTGGTTAGGGGCCGTCTTGACCTGCTTCCGTAAAATTTACCTatttaaaaatagttatgacATACTGAAGGCCGATACTGAGAAGCGCCCTTAAGTTATTCTTTACCGTCAATAAGGTAAGCAATACATCTACATCACGACATGGCTTGCAAGCTCAGGACTGAGGAAAGCCGGTAGTCAATAATCGGTGGTGTACTACAAGGCTGGGAGAGTATTTTGATTCCAGTGAAGTGAGTGAAGCAGCGGGGAGAAATCAAGAGGATAGGGCTCTACGGTGGCTAAGTCATGAATAAGAGTGGCTGCATTTCTCTGAATACCACTGTGTGAAGGCCACTGGAGGTGAACTATATAACCTCCAGAGTTCGGGAGGAGAAGAAATCCAGGTGAGTTAAAGCAAGGCCTTTCTCTTGTCCCGCAGGTTGGTGATAGAGGGACCTTGTATATAAATATTTACCTCAGACATAcctcattttgttattttatagaTTTCTCTTGTAGCATTAAATAgaatgttatttttcattttaagtCAATGTTAGTAATTTTGTTACTTTGTTTGATGCATCTGGTTATATGTGGTTCTTAGAGACCttttatatgaatatttttctccttacacttcattttatttatttatttattttcataaatCTCATTTGTGCCCATCCACCCTCGCCCTATCATCACCAGccactttctttctcctcccttccttctgatACTTCCTCATCCAGAGAGAATCACTTTTCAACTAGTTAGGTCTGCCATTACCCCCTCCgatcccctctctcctcctctccccagaactcccctcccttctaccaccacttcttcctcctgcacctcccctctttcccatcATTCCCAccttaataactctctctctctctctctctctctctctctctctctctctctctctctctctctctctctctctctctctctctctctctctctctctctctctctctctctctctctctcaccaccacaatcaccgacaccttctgttcctcctcctcaattacTTTATaactagtatttttatttatatttatttatttatttatttatttattttatgtaggagggacactggccaagtgaaacaaaaatccaattaaaaaaaaaaaagcccactgggatgccagtcccaaaaaagggtccaaagtggtagtcaagacctcctccttcagttcctctctcctcttccttcctccacctccttctcttcttacctcccttccaccaccaaACTCATTAGTACGATGACAATGACGGATAATACTTCTCGCCTGTAACATGCTGAAGTAACATCGGGGCCAGTACAATATACATCAAAGAGGAAGCTGGATAACAGAAAATGAGTagacatgacatttttttttttttcaaagcgaTATCTAAATTAATTCTACTGGTAACTTCTGAAAAACATAAGGCACTTTATTCTGCtgtcggcggtggtggtgatggtggcagcgaTGTCCGGTGTAAAGGGTATGTAcctctactactaatactactactgctactgctactgctactactactactactactactatactactactattactactactattactgctaccacttgaaattcgtgtgtgtgtgtgtgtgtgtgtgtgtgtgtgtgtgtgtgtgtgtgtgtgtgtgtgtgtgtgcgtgtgtgtgtgtaacaaatgCTGAGGTcactttcatttatctatttattcatcatcaccagcatcaccaccaccaccaccaccatcatcatcatcatcatcatcaccatgatCATAATTACTTGCAGCGTACAGTACATCACTCGCCCTCCAGTACGTGGCTGCTCACACCTTGCCCTCCCGCCTCACCAGATGCAAGTTGCTCCAGCCACTGCTTTGTTGTGAAGAAGCAGACGCGCGTGTGTGGCTCTGACAACAACATCCACAACAACTTGTGCGCATTGGACTATCAGAAATGCAGCGATGCAACACTCACTCAACTTCACGAAGCTGCCTGCAAGAAACTGCtgagaggggtgtgtgtgtgtgtgtgtctgtgtgtgtgtgtgtgtgtgtgtgtgtgtgtgtgtgtgtgtgtgtgtgtgtgtgaaaaatagagatgggaagaaattggagaggtaaatgaatagaatagactcagtaaccaGGCTGTTAGTGTCGAGTTAACAGGACATTCTAAAAGGAGGTTAAACAAATGTATGGATGAGGATTGGATATTGAAGCAGGTAGGTCTGTAGGCAGGTTTCACGCAGGGAGTGGCACGTGCAGGCCTGAAGGCTtactgcagctttccttatgttcttatatgttcttatgttgtaaTGTGCATGCAACACTACAACTTCACATgcccacacacaacacctgaacacactttttcattcactcattcgttcattcactaTCTTTCCTTCACATGACTTCTTCACTCACTTTGCGGTATGTAAGAGTTCATCTCAACAGTAACTCCAAAACCATACTGATAACAGACCATGCTTTGCCAGAAAAAAAGTGCCGGCAGACCTGTGTGCAAGTCAAACCGACTATCTTGTGTGGCGCTGACGGCATGCTGTACAGCGACTGTGAGCTGGAAGCCAAGCGCTGCAACGAGCCTGACTTCCAGGCTGACGATAACCTGAAGGCATGCCCAGGTCATCATCCAGAAGGCACGAGTCAAGAAAGGTTTGCCAGGAACCTTAAAATGACCAGCGTGGAGCAAACTGGGATGGGCATGAATGGAAAAGTTCTGGAAACAAACGATGGGCCAGTAATAAAACCAGAAAATTAGGAACATGAACACCAAGATGAACCGCAAACTACTGAACAACTAGCTGGGtaagtgctactactactactactactactaatgtgtgtgtgtgtgtgtgtgtgtgtgtgagggtggaaTACGTAACATGCACGCAACAGTACCTCAcatccccaccacaccaccacacaacacctgcctgacacactcactcacacctttccttcttgcctacCCAGGTTTGCGAGGCCAACCAGcgctgaaggaggaagtgagtgcCAATGATCTACAGCAGTACCACAACTCTCGCCACGACGGCAGTTAACTTCTTaactcttctttgttcctttgctttcttttcctcaggAGTGCAATTGTCAAGCAAATAGACGATCAGTAAGCATTGTTAGAGTTTTAGTAcatcataagtgtttttttgtttatttatctttacttgcatgcgtgaaggaagatggaaaaggcttttacaaagagagaaagaaagaaaaaagaaaagaaagaaaataaaatacaaggaaagaaaCTTATTGACGGCtcctcaaaagaaaaaaaaatgaaaaaatgaaaagaaatgctcGATTCTGAcgtcttacagagagagagagagagagagagagagagagagagagagagagagagagagagagagaatgcataatTATAAGAGTAATGTGgacgtgttggtggtggtggttattgggAGGGCGGGGGTGAAGGGgtcagtaggaggaggaggaggaggaggaggaggagaagtgcaTGTGTGAGATTATTCAACTTCCACGTAACCTTCCTAGCATCGGGTTAAGTcactgtagtaatagtagtagtagtagtagtagtagtagtagtagtagtagtagtagtagtagtagtagtagtggtagcagtagtagaagtagtggtggtggtaggaacaGTGAGCGATAAATGTTCATCAATCGAGATTTTACCTTCAGAacctaacattctctctctctctctctctctctctctctctctctctctctctctctctctctctctctctctctctctctctctctctctctctccctctctctctctatctctgtgtgtgtgtgtgtgtgtgtgtgttgcatacccggcagacacacacaagccTCCAGGTAGGCACCAGTAATGAGATGATGGGAGAGAACACTGacaggaatgggaggaggaggaggaggaggaggaggaggaggaggaggaggagaggagagcggaACGTGCGCCTCACTCACCCATGTTTGGACCGCTAGGAATGTCACGCCGGAAACAATACAAACAAATGTCAGTTAGGTAGCCTTGAGTGCCATATGACCACTACTGGGTTCACTTATggttcggaggaggaggaggaggaggaggaggaggagaaagagaaaaaccaaagaagagaggcagtagatgaatgaaaaagaagtaaagaagctgtaaatattaaacaatgtgtgtgtgtgtgtgtgtgtgtgtgtgtgtgtgtgtgtgtgtaacgcgcgcacacacacacacacacacacacacacacacacacacaaacacacacgcgcaaGGTGTGTGTACGCCGGCAGGCGTACAGTGGTGTTGGGAAATGGGTGGGTGAGGGGCGCCGCCAGTTActaagagaagcaggaagaggaaatggtgaACAGGGTCTTTACACTGCAGGAGAGTCTTCGCTTCCTCATGGGTCACGAGGGAGGTGACCACTCGCCCGTCACTGCCCGCCCGTAGATATGGTGTGAGGTTTTTCATCAAACTTGCTACATGTGACGTATGAACGGTCACTATGTAGCATGAAAAAACAAAAGTCAAGTTTCATTGCAGAAgtgtgattttctttggaaACGCGCAAGAAATCAcggaaaatgcaaggaaaacagTACAGATGAAATAcccgtgtttttgtttttattttcattcataaaacTAAAGATCAACATGGCGTGCTTTAAGCACAGTCCTCCACATCAATATATAAAGCAGCGAttctcacacaccacacatcaagGACACATGAAGACACAGTAAACATTACGCAACATTTTAAACCAAGATGTCAGGAggggcaggggaggaaggcaggaggacgagagaggtgggaaaaaatggaggaacatctgttcactatcctcctcctccttctccttctcctcctcctcctccttctcttctcctcctcctccacctcttgcaGTCCCTTGAAAGATctctcattattgttattgttattattattattattattattattattattattattattattatcattgttattgttgttgttgttattgttgttggtggtgccgGTTACCGTGATGTTGACGTTGATGTTAACGTCTGCCATGATGTCCCCGGTGAGGTCCAGGGCGAGGATGGCAAAGGTGAACAGCGAGAACAGACCGGAGTTGGAGGATTTGCACACCACCTACGGAACAGCGGAGACGCGGcgtgaaggaaggcaggaaggagggaaggaaggaaggaaggaaagaaggaaggcaggaaggagggaaggaaggaaggaaggaaggaaggaaggaacgaaggagggaaggaaggagggaaggaaggaaggaaggaaggaaggaagggttcaCGGTCACGCGGcgaagaaagcaaaggaaaatggACACAAGGGAACTGaggcacccacccacacacacacacacacacacacacacacacacacacacgaagtaaatttttttcatggtttgatTTCCGGATCAGAATTAATATTTGTTGAGAGTTACAATTCATTCATTTAGTTTGTcattgtgatagtagtagtacacacacacacacacacacacacacacacacaacgtacgtgtaaagggagaagatgagaaacagaaaatgacaggaaaaaaaaaaatacaggaaaaaaagaaagtagcatTAAATTGGATGGAATAttgggtgtctctctctctctctctctctctcttctctctctctctctctctctctctctctctctctctctctcattgataaccacaaaaatatccttaaaaatgctttgctctctctccacgactattttcaaaggccacagagatgattagtcaggttcccaagagtgctttcctgttaataacgtagaaatattgttaatcagTCATTAGCACCGTAAAAGAAGCTTTTCCGTATGACTTTCTCGCAATGGGATTATACTTTTTCCTTTGCAGATTCCCAACTTTGCTGGTAACTTCTGGAAAACATGAGGCACTTTATTCTGCtgtcggcggtggtggtgatggtggcagcgaTGCCCGGTGTAAAGGGTATGTAcctctaatactactactgctactgctactactactgctactattattactactatactgctactattaatactactactactactactgctaccacttgaaattagtgtgtatgtgtgtgtgtgtgtgtgtgtgtgtgtgtgtgtaagaaatgcTGAGGTCActttcatttacctatttattcatcatcaccatcatcaccaccaccaccaccaccaccaccatcatcatcatcatcaccaccatcatcataattactTGCAGCGTACAGTACATCCATCACTCTCCCTCCAATACGTGGCTGCTCACACCTTGCCTTCCCGCCTCACCAGATGCAAGTTGCTCCAGCCACTGCTTTGTTGTGAAGAAGCAGACGTCTACAACATCTACAACAACTTATGCGCATTGGACTATCAGAAATGCAGCGATGCAACACTCACTCAACTTGACGAAGCGGCCTGCAAGAAACTGctaagaggtgtgtgtgtgtgtgtgtgtgtctgtgtgtgtgtgtgtgtgtgtgtgtgtgtgtgtgtgtgtg contains:
- the LOC135111834 gene encoding uncharacterized protein LOC135111834, whose protein sequence is MVNRVFTLQESLRFLMGHEGGDHSPVTARPFPTLLVTSGKHEALYSAVGGGGDGGSDARCKGCKLLQPLLCCEEADVYNIYNNLCALDYQKCSDATLTQLDEAACKKLLREKKCRQTCVQVKPTILCGADGMLYSDCELEAKRCNEPDFQADDNLKACPGHHPEGTSEEVLARNLKMTSVEQTGMSMNGKVLETNDGPVIKPKN